The nucleotide sequence GATAAAACGGAACCTCCAACAAAGAAGTGATTTAGAGAAATGACCCTTAGATGCTGCCCACTGTGGATGGCTCCCCTGACTGGCTGGTTGGGGATTCCCTTTCATTCTAGGCTGGGACTTCCATGAGTGAAGGAGCAAGTCCAGAGAGCCAGCAGAGATGCGAGTCCTATGGCTGAGGAGCTGAAGCAGAAGGGGGCAGAGCGAAGGGCTCCCAGGggaattcaaaatattttggGGACACTGTTGTAGAAACTGAATCTCCTACCTGGGTGAACATAGAAatagcatgaaaaaaaaattgtagctgGGGAGACAACTTCCAAACATTCCCCACGTGCCCCCAAGTCTTCCAAAGATCCTGAAATGTATGCAGaggggtggcccagtggatagggtgctgcagggcctgcaatcaggaagatcccaggttcaagtctggtctcagacacttactggcctgtttcctcatctgtcaaatgagctggagaaggaaatgaccagcCGCCCTCTCCAcgatctttgccaagagaaccccaaatgggaggATGAAGAGTCGGCCGCACCGAGACTAGCTCAGCACCACAAGATGGAGCAGACGTGCATTTAGATGGCTGGCCAGGCGGCATTTCGGAGCCTGAGCCGGCCGCGGGCACTCCTGTTCCTTCAAGCCCTCTTTGGTCTCTGCTAATCCCTCCTGCGGCAGGAGCCGGGGAGATTTCTTCCAGCACATTCTGCGAATGCCTCGTTTGCTGCACACGACTTTGCATGCTGGTCTTGGGCACGTCGATGTGGGCTCCTCGGCCCTGGGGCCCTTCCCGTGCTTCCATGACCTCGGCCAGCAGCAGCGTGATGGCAGCGAGGGGCGAGACGGGCACGCACTGGGCACTGTGAGATGATTTCATCCCAGTCCTGAGCAGCGCTCTTCTGGGTGCCTCGATTCCCCCCCTTGGTTTGGCCTGTGAGCTGCTTCAGACCACATTCTCCACCGGCCCAACACTGGGAAGGCCTTTGGGGCTGGAGTCCTCCAGGCGGCTGACCTGCCAGTCTCTGGGTTTCCTCCCCCCTCAGCTCACCTCTGCTTggtctaatcaccaaaggtgagagcgcCTCGAATCCTGGGAGCTCCTAAGCCTCGTGTGCTAGAGGGGGTGAAGCCACTGACCGCCCCCCCTGCTGTGATGGGACAGGCACACTAGGAGgcggcacaggaagtgacgcgcAAGAGACCCCTTTAGAAAGAGAGCTGAGTGAGTCGGGGGGGGCTTCTGGTCCTGGAGGAGGGCTGGCTGGGACCTTCTTGGAATTCCACGTGCTCAGTGTAAGAcggaagctttgcttcattcacctccgtcCCTCTGACTCTGggcttgggttaattagatctacctggatttacctactgtgttagagtCTTATTTCCTCTacctcttcttaattgtaaataaacttccataacaatcaattttgacttgagattattctaaATTGAGGATTGATCACTGTTCAATCCTTGGGCAACCATCTTTAACATATTCGACCCCAAACCTATTTTCCCCCTTACAGCTCTCAGGAAAGCACCGACTATCCCTCTGTGCTGGAGGCTGGGGGCACCCTGGGGAGAGAGCAGAAGAGCAAGCCGCCTGGTCCCACCCTGAGCCTGCTCTCTGCCCCCCAGCCCGCTGGGCTCcccagcagcagcaacaacaaaggATCGAGTCCTTAGCCGAGTAAATCACAATGCAGCACCCACTGGGGCTCGTCCTTCCCTTTTCAGGGCGAACCTGCCTGAGGAAATGGCTTGGAAGCTTTTAGCAGAGAACAGAACCAACAGAGGGGCCACACTTAAAGCAGAAATTTATTAAAAGCCGTTCTAGTGTTTTCAGAAAAATGTACAGAATACTTAACGTTCAGGCAGCAGAATCCGTAAAAGTGCTTTGTGGGAAGCCACGGCTTGCTTCAAAGGCTGTTTCTCCAGTTTGACACTTTTTGATCTGGAAATCATACACTAGCGTGACAACAATCACCTTGAGCTAATTATCCCCTTCTCCACACCTGTGCCGACCCCACGCTGCCGGGGGAGTGCCACAGAAATCAGTAGAAAGAATCCTCTGTGATGTGATAACAaatgcaaaagtatttacagGAGCTATAGAAAAAGCTGTCCGAGTCCTAGTAGGGGTGTCCACCAGGCGGCCAGACAAAAGCCTCCCTAGCTTCGGAGGGTGGCCAGTCGGGACTGCATGGCTTCCagatcatcttcctcctcttcttcctcagccGCCGCTGTGGCCCCCAGAAGCTCGGGCTCAGGAAGATCATCCGTGACTTTGCTGGGTGCTTTGCCCAAGGCCCCTAAAAAGGAAAGAGGTTTAGGTGCCCAACTGGGTCAAAGATGGGAAATGAGGAAGCGCGAGCTAGCCAGGAGGCTGGGCAAGGGGAAAAGAACAGCATTACCTGCTGTGATCTCAAAGAGAATCTTGTCAATCTCCATTTCTGCTgcttcctccatttcttcctgaTCGTCCATGCTTTCAAAAGTGTCTTCTAGCATTTCCTCTATGATCCCCGCCTAAACACCGGAGAAAGTTCCTTACCCAATAGCTCGGGAAGGGCCTGGCCGGACGGTGCAGAGAGCTCGTCCTCCCGGCCAGTCATGCCTTTAAACCTCAGAGGTCTCGATCTCACAAATGAGACCCTCCGCAGGTCTAACACTCCAAATTACCGCAAAGGATCCAAAGGGAGAAGGGGGGTCCCGCAGAGACCAGTAAAATGCTAGAAATCCCCTGCTCGAGTCCATCCTGACAAGAAGTCAGCATGGAGCTGTTACCCTTTCTTATCACGGGAGTGAGCTTTtttgttatcccatttgatcctcacaaccctaaAAGGTAGTTATGGATGAAAAAAACCAGAGTCTAAAAGagcctaagtgacttgtccaaggtcacacatctaggaaggcAGAATTCACATGTGGAAGCAGGCTGGAAGAATAAGAGGCTAGTTAAGATGATAAGAGCTTTCAAGATTccaacagagaagaaaagggaccCCAGAACGTTCAGAAGTAAAGCCTCGAAGACAAGTATGTCATTGAGCACAATTTCAACTACAATTCCTAGAAGAGataaaagagttttaaaatgtttctataaatgaaattaagagtactagaggaaaaaaaatggaaaagaaaggaaagctatagaagaagtaaatggaaaaagaagagtttggcACACAAAACTTTAGCCAAGCAACTAATTCTTAGAAAATCAGACCAGACCAAATAGGAGCCAACAACCCcatgagaaaataagaaatggtaaaacaaagtcaaaagactaaaaaggaagaaacagtAAGATACCTTATAGTAAAACAGATGAACTAGAAAACggattagggagaaaaaaaaaaaattaaagccctGGGCTGCCTCAATGCTCAGGGAATCTGATATCTTCAAAGTGGGCCTATGTGCCCCACTCTGGTCCATATGCCTGGGGTGACCTGGGGCAAATGACTTCCCTTTCTGGATCTACTTCTTCCTGGGCAGACTCAGggcactggactagatgacctttaaggtcctgTCCAATTCTAGAATCCATCAACCAGCGCTTATCAGATGCCTCTTCCAGGCACCATGCTGAACGctgaagatgcaaagaaagacaagagacaatccctgccctcggAGCTCGGCCTAGAAGGCGAGGTGACATGCAAGTGACTGGACCAACGAGACAGAGCCAAGGCCTGCTGGAGGGAACCAACCAAGGAAAGGCATTAAAGGGGCCTGGGGGACAGCTGCTCACAAAAGGGGGGACTTTAGCTAAGGATTAACAAGGAAGTCCAGGTTGATTAGAGCCAGAGGGCTAAGTGGAAAGAAGGGACCCATGAGTCGCCCCTAAAGAGAAGGCTTCTAGCCATAGGATAGtccaaatccagagcttccaggcCAAAGTGAAAGAATTCAAGGAGCCAAGGAATGGAGAGCTtcgaatatgatattccagaaggcaaaggatatacATTCCAACAAAGAGTAGAAACCTTCAAGGAAAGAAAGCAGACTCTCCAAGCGTCCCAGATTTAAAAACCAGAGCTGTAGAGAGACACAAGTCTACAATAAGAAGGGACTGAACAAGGACCATAAAGCTGCTGCCATTCAAAGATCCCCGAGTTCTGAGAGGGGTTCGGTTAGGTCTTACTTTCCTCAGGAGATGAGagcagggaagaggaaaggaaggtcGAAGATATTCTCTCACACAATCAGTGTCCAAGTAGATGTACAAGGAGGGGGAGACAGAGCCGAAGCCACACCAACGCAAACACATTTTATTCAACGGGGAAgcaggaagagaaaggggagatgAAGGGAAGAATTAGTCCTAAGGAAAATTAACTAACTAAGGAGGTACAAAACTAGTTAGAACCCTTTTTGAGGCAGCAAGGAATGGAAATGTGAGGGAGTGAGCGGCAACAATGACCAGTGACTGAAGGAGTTAGacatttgatggaatactactggacatgtaagaaatgatgaagaggaagatttgtataaactgaggcagagtgaaatgatcagaaattagaaaataatttacataatcATAGCAGTATGGTaaaggcaaacaactttgaaagagtgAGAATTCTTATCAGTATAATGGCCAATCATGAGTCCAGgaaactaatgatgaaacatgctattcatatgatagaaaaataagaaatattttgggggcagctacatgattcagtggacagagcaagagctagagacatgaggtcctgggttcaagtctgacctcagacacttcttagctgggtgaccctgggcaagtcacttaacccccattgcctagccctaccacttttctgtcttaaggcaaaaattaagggttagaaaaaatggtcccccccccctttccctttttaccaataagaaaaatttattttgctcaactatgcatatttatattaAGGACTCTTTTTTGGGTGTAGGGAGTGGTAATGAGGGTTAGACTTGTGAAAGCCTGTCCTGGGTGGGCAGGGCCAGAAAAGAGGAGGCATACATGGGAGATGTTCAAAGTGGTGAAGGTGGGCACCCTGGCTTTAAACCTGACCCACCTGAAAAGGCCTCCAGTTCTTCGTCATTAGATAGGATGTCTGCTCTTGTTTTATGTTATTAtcattcagccatttcagttgtcTGACTGTTCAAGACCTCACtgggggttttctaggcaaagatactggagaggtttgctctttctgtctccagctcacaacagggtcaaatgacttgtccagggccacacagctaggaagtgtctgaagctagattggaAGTCAGGTTTTCCGGACTCCAGGTCTGCCACTGTCTCTAATGTACCACCCTGGCTGACCTcttgtttttagaaaaagattGTTTATTAGATGTAGGAGaggtccatttattcctatgctttcaaaTGTTTTTTAACAGAAACGGGTTTGTTAGAGGACTCTATTTATGGTCTTGCATTGCTACTCTAAATCTCAACAGCGTATAGTATGTGTTAGATCTGCTCCTATTGGCCCCTCCATGTTTACGCTTTTCCTTCTCCTGGGCCCGGCACTTGGCTCCGTGTGTCTCCCTTGCCCGTGTGACTGGTCAGCAGCACCTCACCTTCATCATCTCTTTGGACAGGTCCCTCATGGTGGCCTGGATCTCTGGGATCTTCACCAGGCTCTGCATGGCCCGCATCACTTCCGTGCTCTTCTGCAAGGAGCCGGCCACTCGAAGGACAGCTGGAAGGGGAAAGGGTTCCGTAAGCGCGGATGGACACGGGCCTAGGAAGGAGGCGGCCCAGCCAACCCCAGGGACAAGGGGGGCAAATACTGCTCTTCCCCTCATGGAGGCTGTTTCTATGGGGCAGTTTTACTCCCTTTTGGCAGCAGTCAGCCAAATAGAAAGAGAATCGGGAGGGCGCGGCGTCCTGAAAACCTAGGAAGAGACCCCCAAGAAGATAATTACGCCAAAGGCTGCGCAGAAGTCAAGAAAGACGAAGATGGAGGAAAAAGCCACTGGGCTCGGCAACTGGAGCGGGCAGCTGAATCTGCAGAGGAGGCCGGAAACCAGAACACAGAGCCGAGCAGCGAGTGAGGTAGAGACGGAGGAGACGCTGGGAGCCTCGATTGTGCCAGCGACCAGGGAGGGTTGCAAAGACAAGGCGGCCACAGCCCATCTGGGTACGTTCATGCAGGGAGAGTCACGTCTGCCCCCAAACAAAAATGGCTCTAACAAGTCATGCCTGGCCTGCGGGGCTGGATCTCCAAGGGGGCCGGGCCAAAGCCACCAGCGGCTGCCACAGGTGACCTTGAGTGCCCCGAGGAGCCGTGCTCAGCTCGGAGAGGGCAAAGAGGTGGCAGAATGGGGGAAGACTGGGGTTAGGAGAGCTCCATGGCTGGCCATTACCAGAAGGCGGGGATTACACTCAGGGTCAGGCCATGCCTGCCAGGCTACTGCTTTAAAGGATACTCAATTTCCTTCCCCAAAGGATAGAGAAGCAAAATCGTTCTCTAGcccctaaatttaaaaatatagcaaaGATAAAAAGCttgtattgattaaaaaaaaaagagggaatagaaaaataaatcacatgtaaaatgtattattaataagaacaagaaagaaggaaaaagaaaacatttaggtAAATACAGAACAATTTGTAGATTTTTAAATAGTCTACTGAAAGAAGCAAGGGAGGGAAGATTTGGTAAAAGACACAGAAATAAAGATGCATCATTAAATGTAAAAGGACATCCTTTCAGAGATATTtagaaaagaagggggaaacTGATCCTTAAAAATGTCTATTTGAAAACATCAACAGTCTGTGATTTAATTGGTGTGAGCACTATTCCCTCCACTGTAGGGCAAAGCCTCCAGCTTAGATTCAACAGTTTTCAAGAGTTCCTGTGGCAAAAAACAATGGCACTATCATTCCACTATGGACTGTAACAAATGACAAATACCAAGATACGCCTGAATTCGATCAAATACTAGAAACAATTTAATTAACAGAATcaaggacaataataataatagctgacaatTCTATAGTGTTTTACAAGGTTTGggaatgctttgcaaatattatttcatttggactCCTCAACAACTTCACAAggaggcaggtgctgttattatccccattttactgatgagaacactaaggcaaagagaagttaaatgacttgcctagagtcacactcctagtgtctgaagctagatttgaactcgggtcttcctgactccaggtccagcccaCTTATCCCATTGTGCTATCTAGAAGTctgttttcttccctctccaaaacACTGAACTTTCCTCAAAAATTCATATTATCCTGGAAAAGATGTAACACCTGAGGTCAAAGATGACATGCCAATACTTTTCACAGATCACCCAAGCGGAGGCCTGCAGCCAGCACGCTTCAAGGAGACTAAGGAAAATGGCTACTAGACCTCATAATTAGGCAAGGAAAGAGACACTGAAGGCATGATTGGGGACACGGTACTAGCAACGAAGCCACACACTAGACCTGAAGCAAGGAAAGCACATACACCAAGGGGCAAATATTCTGTCATTGAAAACgtgagagaaaaaaagcaaatgaagcaTTTAACCAAAGGATTAAAGGAGAAAGCCGATAAAAAGTCTCAAACTTTTTAATAAGAtttaaacattaaagaaaaaaaagcagagataaattataaacaacaacaacaacaaaaactgagtAGGGCAGGTAggcggtacagtggatagaacaccagccccagagacaggaggtcctgggttcaaatctggcctcagacacttcctagctgtgtgaccctgagtaagtcacttaaccctgactgcctagctTTGgtctcttcagtcttagaactgatgctaaggcaaaaggtaagggttaaaaattcttttgaaataaaataatggcTAAAGTTCATGCTTACATAGAACTTAAAGTTTTACCTAACAGGTGAAACCCTCAAGAGAGCTTAAATTATTGATACAAAAATCACCCAAGTAGCGAGCTcagagacaaaattaaaaaactagcCCAATCCTCAACTCTATCAACATGTCTTACATTTTGGGCATatataaaggaaacaaaagataCAGACCTCTAGCCAGTCTACCCAGAAATCAAGAATTCTCAGTGCTGTTGCACAAGAGAAAGCTTTTTCATTCTTATAAATCACTATACCTCAAGATTAAAAATGGGACTGAAAATGTCTTCAGAAATCTCATTTGCTTAAACTTGGCAAATTACtacaaaagaatgaaagagcCTGAAACAAAtgggagaaataaagagaattaaataAACTCAATACAAACAACCCTCGGAGGTCAGAGGGCTGAATTATCCCAAGTGTATTAAGAATGAAGAATTCCAGCATCTTTGAAAGCACTGAAAATAGCGTAAGATAAAAAATATCCCTGCACATTTTGAAGAACGGTgccaaaaatcaaataaaattctactgtaaaagaaaataactgcCTAATATCCCTAAAGCATATGGATGCTAAAAAACACCCCTAAAAACTTACAGATTATATAAATGtgtaaaaaatttaattcaattaggAGGCAGATGAATTTGATTTGGGAGTTTGCACAGTGTTTTCAATGATCAGAAGCATCAGCAACATCTGTGGAAAGTGCAAAAAAGAGTT is from Gracilinanus agilis isolate LMUSP501 chromosome 2, AgileGrace, whole genome shotgun sequence and encodes:
- the LOC123236690 gene encoding charged multivesicular body protein 3 isoform X2, whose amino-acid sequence is MRVVDRQIRDIQREEEKVKRSVKDAAKKGQKDVCVILAKEMIRSKKAVSKLYASKAHMNSVLMGMKNQLAVLRVAGSLQKSTEVMRAMQSLVKIPEIQATMRDLSKEMMKAGIIEEMLEDTFESMDDQEEMEEAAEMEIDKILFEITAGALGKAPSKVTDDLPEPELLGATAAAEEEEEEDDLEAMQSRLATLRS
- the LOC123236690 gene encoding charged multivesicular body protein 3 isoform X1 produces the protein MGLFGKTQEKPPKELVNEWSLKIRKEMRVVDRQIRDIQREEEKVKRSVKDAAKKGQKDVCVILAKEMIRSKKAVSKLYASKAHMNSVLMGMKNQLAVLRVAGSLQKSTEVMRAMQSLVKIPEIQATMRDLSKEMMKAGIIEEMLEDTFESMDDQEEMEEAAEMEIDKILFEITAGALGKAPSKVTDDLPEPELLGATAAAEEEEEEDDLEAMQSRLATLRS